The DNA segment TTTTGTTCTCTTTTTGAAACAGAAACATGCGTTCTACCATGGCTATTCGTAGCTAAACTTCTAtattcggttaagggttaattcaaaggaGGTTTTTTTTCATTATCGTGAGACTGTTGTGctttaattattcttattaatctaccgtttatttgttcattgtatttagggatttattctcaattgattattcaatcttcgaatgataactgcaggtcattctttgaattggattgtcatacggctgaattggtaaagttagagttttacctaaatgaaccaatcatagtagcaatcgataatataaattgagttaattttgtatttgaaagaatagattcagatttgacaacctgagattgtctttcatgtgacattaatacaaaagtaattaggtttatttgagtcgaatgaacaaGTAATTTAGTGTCTAAATCGTCGACGCTGAGTGTCGGTTGTCTAAGGTCGGGTTTTTCTAATTCATCAGGCTGTCAATAGATTAAATCTTGACCACTGAGGCATGATTATTTACTGATTAGGAACTGGTTATTCGCACGTGCTTGACCagtttaatattaaggaagaatactccAAACCGATCCGGTATGTGTATAAGAGTCTATTTCATCTGTCTGTGATCgatactgagtgaattacctACCTGCGAACCCCCTTGATCGGATTTCTCCaaacattgtttacaaaatcatatttactcttgctgattttattttatttaaaattctcTTCACAATTGGTTAAATCTCATAAATCAAAACCCCCTGTTTATttactttgtttatttatcaagtcattattgttttgagtcagtaatattcccttaggttcgacctttgcttacccttgttacaaatccatatttcggtcaagtaaagttatatttatctttggtggattcgacacctaTCACTCACTCTGCCGTGTGACAACAAAATCAGTCATTTAGTTGTCCCACAATTattaaataatatcaataaaaatttaataatataacgCGTGACCTCAAGTCTCCCAAAAAGTGGTTGTTTCTTTTCCTCAGGCATGTCTTTCTAATAAAAACACATGTAAAGGTGCTAGAAGTCGAGTGATAATTCCAAGTTCCATCTTAAAAATCTTTTCTGCTAGACCAGTAGGCAAATACTTGCCTTTAACAATAACCACTCCATCAATTTTGTTACCTCCTTTCATTCTTTTTTTCACCTCAAAACCTTTTGCCTTGCCGCGCCCTCTCGTCTTTTCGACTAAAGCTACCAAATAAACAAGAAAATATgtataaatttaaaatcattactctttctatataaaagaaattttaaaactaaaaaaatattgaaaatacTAACACTCGTTATCTGTTGGTGCTGGTATGGTTGAATTTGTTACAACATTTTCTAATGAAGTATCACTATTTGCTTCAGATGTCAAGGTAGCCACTGACCTACCCGGTAATGAGGTACTAAATAAAGGTGATTGAGCAGGTACAATAGGTGGTAATTGAGGAGTTTCATTTGTTGATATAGAGACCATATTTGACCTTAAGTTATTTCTCCCCCTCCCAGGTGCCATATCAACCTACATATgataaaaatatgtttattatataaataatggaaaaaTCAGCAAACAATTTCAGTTATTATATGTAATAGCATAATGAAATCATAAATACAGTAGAGTTCAAAATTAATATCAGACCTATGTATCATCCTCTTCCTCGCTTTCATCATTCATATCATTtgtatcatcatcatcaaaatATTCACCAAAAGTATCGTCATCACTTATGTCATCATCATGTGTATCTTCCAATTGAGGGTTATTATCAGTGAAAATCGAATTAACATCCAATTGTGCTGGCAAAGTATCTGTTCTATTCAATGGTTCCACGTCCAAATCACAGGTAACTTCAAACTCTTCGACTTCTCCTGTTTCACTTTGTTGATATGGTTCATTCTAAAACCTTTGTTCTTCATCCTCTTTTTGCTCTATTTCTGGAATATTATACAAATTTCTAGGTTGTACTCTTTGCACAATTTTCCAATACCCGCCATTTTTTATGTCGTCGATATAAAACACTTGAGATGCTAGCACAAAAGGTTGATCTACATACCATTTCCGACTGAAATTCACACTACCTGATTTACCATCATCTCGTATTCCATTTCTTTTTTCACTAACATCCCACCAATCACATTTAAACACATAAGCTCTTTTTCCATGCAAGTAATCAAGTTCAATAATCTCTTGTAAAATGCCATAGAAGTTCACATCATCCGAATTATGTTCACTTTCTACCATTACTCCATTATTTTGCATACTTCGATGTTGATTATGTTCTAATGTGTGGAACCTAATCCCTTTCATAATTCCACTATATTTAGCAACTCTTTTGTCAGGTCCTAATCCTAAAGCATATAAATCATCTTTTGGACCAACCGAACCATTTTTACATAAAGTTGTCACCTATAGAATATTAATGAGTTagttaagaaaaaaaagattaagAACCTAAAATTGTGGATGAGTCTATTAAGCTTACACGATCTTTAAACCACGATGCAAGTTCAGCTTCATGTTTTTTTTCTACATTAAGCGGATTCTCTTGGGTTAACTCTTCCTTATGCATACTAAAAATTAGAACTTATTCAATATATTTGATCCGTAAAGAAACACTTATTGGGATAAATTAGATATAGAATAAACTTACATATGGTAGTCATCTATTTCTGATGAGTTATGCAAAATGTACCATTGAATTTTATCGAACTCCATTTGAGACAACATAGTTCCTTTGGCAGCGCCTAATGGCCTTGCACTTAGTGTGAATACCAAAAATCGACCAACATCATGAACTTGATCTCCATcgtaatttatttattcttgGTTGAATTCCTTAATATAACAAGTTCACCAATAGACCACGCATTCATTATCCAAGTCGCATGTCTAAAACAACTATAATGTCCTAGCATAGAGTCATGTGGTTACAACCAGCATTGGACGAATTGAAATACTAAAGCTAATCCTAGAAATCTATTAATTAATGAAACCGGTCACTATACATAATTGTTAAGACAACTCAATTGAACATACTTATACATAGCTAATTCATAGATTAACTACAAGAAAGAACCATAATTCATAGTAATAACATCACATCCTAATTTTCACAAATGATTTTTGGCTAAGTTAATCTTGTAAACCCACTTGAATTGTCAAATTGACTCTTTATCCATCAATTACATTCTAAAGGAGTATGTAATCTCCCAACCCAGAAGCATGATAGAGAAATATGAGTGGGTAAACTGATAATGAAATCCTAATCCTTTTAATTAAAACTATATAATTTCTATTCAAGCTATTAGCCTAAAACTATGTCAAAAAAACTGACCTAATAGgaataaaaaaaaccaaaaccCATGAGAATCCTGAAGCAAATCAAAGAGATAATGAAATCTTAACCCTTTCAACCTTTAATGCAGAATTCAATAAAATGGCAGCTTATGCCGTTGGTTGAGCATCATTTAGTTCTTTGATTCGACCCAGACCTATGAAACATAAAGTTAGAAGACTGCATCCCTATCTACCTACTCTCGCCTAGAGCTAGTGTCCTgacc comes from the Euphorbia lathyris chromosome 5, ddEupLath1.1, whole genome shotgun sequence genome and includes:
- the LOC136230283 gene encoding uncharacterized protein isoform X3, with product MAPGRGRNNLRSNMVSISTNETPQLPPIVPAQSPLFSTSLPGRSVATLTSEANSDTSLENVVTNSTIPAPTDNEFEKTRGRGKAKGFEVKKRMKGGNKIDGVVIVKEDAKKNPPEDVTQDDWTHLCNHFEMMVSRNKVKQIN
- the LOC136230283 gene encoding uncharacterized protein isoform X4 — encoded protein: MAPGRGRNNLRSNMVSISTNETPQLPPIVPAQSPLFSTSLPGRSVATLTSEANSDTSLENVVTNSTIPAPTDNESLVEKTRGRGKAKGFEVKKRMKGEDAKKNPPEDVTQDDWTHLCNHFEMMVSRNKVKQIN
- the LOC136230283 gene encoding uncharacterized protein isoform X2, encoding MAPGRGRNNLRSNMVSISTNETPQLPPIVPAQSPLFSTSLPGRSVATLTSEANSDTSLENVVTNSTIPAPTDNESLVEKTRGRGKAKGFEVKKRMKGGNKIDGVVIVKEDAKKNPPEDVTQDDWTHLCNHFEMMVSRNKVKQIN
- the LOC136230283 gene encoding uncharacterized protein isoform X1, with product MLSQMEFDKIQWYILHNSSEIDDYHIMHKEELTQENPLNVEKKHEAELASWFKDRVTTLCKNGSVGPKDDLYALGLGPDKRVAKYSGIMKGIRFHTLEHNQHRSMQNNGVMVESEHNSDDVNFYGILQEIIELDYLHGKRAYVFKCDWWDVSEKRNGIRDDGKSGSVNFSRKWYVDQPFVLASQVFYIDDIKNGGYWKIVQRVQPRNLYNIPEIEQKEDEEQRF
- the LOC136230283 gene encoding uncharacterized protein isoform X5 — encoded protein: MAPGRGRNNLRSNMVSISTNETPQLPPIVPAQSPLFSTSLPGRSVATLTSEANSDTSLENVVTNSTIPAPTDNEFEKTRGRGKAKGFEVKKRMKGEDAKKNPPEDVTQDDWTHLCNHFEMMVSRNKVKQIN